Proteins co-encoded in one Salvia splendens isolate huo1 chromosome 4, SspV2, whole genome shotgun sequence genomic window:
- the LOC121801548 gene encoding protein NCA1-like: MTPVCPFNKASRPDDASGKKPSENQSKQQSASDHKLQQDGVISPKCPFGYDSQTFKLGPLSCMVCQALLFQCSKCVPCSHVFCKVCISRFSDCPLCGADIEKIEDNPDLQKTVDRFIEGHARIKRSQIDTDKEEKEADTKTVIYEDVSFERGDFMMQQAMRALRANNIESAKSRLGVCAEDVREQLQKNGNTPELCSQLGAVLGMLGDCCRTTGDTSSAVSYFEESVNFLMKMPKDNLEIIHTLSVSLNKIGDLKYYEGDLQATRAYYFQALDVRRSAVKNNSTVPSQVIDIAVSLAKVADVDRNLGDEDTAIAGFKEGIKLLESLTVSSEEDDFEKRRLSVLEFLNSQLGKK, translated from the exons ATGACGCCTGTATGCCCTTTTAACAAGGCTTCTCGGCCTGATGATGCATCTGGAAAGAAGCCTAGTGAAAACCAGAGTAAACAACAATCGGCGAGTGATCACAAGTTGCAGCAAGATGGAGTGATTTCACCAAAATGCCCGTTTGGATATGATTCTCAGACATTTAAGTTGGGTCCTCTCAGCTGCATGGTTTGCCAAGCACTTCTCTTTCAATGCAGCAAATGCGTGCCTTGTTCCCATGTGTTCTGCAA AGTATGCATATCAAGGTTCAGTGATTGTCCTTTATGTGGTGCTGACATTGAGAAGATCGAGGACAACCCTGATCTTCAGAAAACTGTTGATCGCTTCATTGAAGGTCATGCTAGGATCAAGAGGTCTCAGATTGACACCGACAAGGAGGAAAAAGAAGCTGATACGAAAACAGTAATATATGAGGATGTCTCATTCGAACGAGGTGATTTTATGATGCAGCAGGCCATGAGG GCTCTTCGTGCCAATAACATAGAAAGTGCCAAATCAAGGCTTGGTGTGTGTGCTGAAGATGTTAGAGAGCAGTTGCAAAAGAATGGAAATACTCCCGAGTTATGCTCTCAGCTAGGTGCTGTATTGGGTATGCTAGGTGATTGCTG TCGAACTACTGGTGATACTAGTTCTGCAGTTTCTTACTTTGAGGAGAGTGTAAACTTCCTTATGAAAATGCCAAAGGATAATTTGGAG ATAATACATACACTTTCTGTCTCTCTAAATAAAATTGGAGATCTGAAATATTACGAAGGGGATTTACAAGCAACGAGGGCCTACTATTTTCAGGCTTTGGATGTTCGTCGCAGTGCGGTCAAGAATAATTCAACTGTTCCTTCTCAG GTCATAGACATTGCTGTATCCCTTGCCAAAGTTGCTGATGTAGATAGAAATCTGGGAGATGAAGACACAGCAATTGCAGGTTTCAAAGAGGGAATCAAACTGTTAGAATCTTTAACAGTGAGTTCTGAAGAAGATGACTTTGAAAAACGG CGCCTTTCAGTGCTGGAGTTCCTAAACAGTCAGCTTGGGAAAAAATAG
- the LOC121798697 gene encoding putative germin-like protein 2-1 has product MTNNIVLLSLVALSLAFLASAFEPSPLQDFCVADATTPARVNGQPCKNPSSVGAADFSFSGLHIPGNTSNPNGSRVTPVSVAQLPGLNTLGISMVRIDYAPWGINPPHTHPRATEILTVIEGSLQVGFITSNPDNNLITKTLQKGDVFAFPIGLVHFQRNVGTKDAVAIAALSSQNPGVITIANAVFGSEPKISSDVLTKAFQVEPSIVQKLQATF; this is encoded by the exons ATGACTAACAACATTGTTTTATTAAGCCTGGTAGCCTTGTCTCTTGCCTTCCTGGCATCCGCCTTCGAGCCTAGTCCATTGCAAGATTTTTGTGTAGCTGATGCCACCACCCCAG CCAGAGTGAATGGCCAACCATGCAAGAACCCATCATCGGTGGGAGCTGCCGACTTCTCCTTCAGTGGACTCCATATTCCCGGAAACACCTCAAACCCTAATGGCTCGAGGGTAACTCCGGTCAGTGTAGCCCAATTGCCTGGCCTCAACACCCTCGGTATCTCTATGGTGCGTATTGACTATGCACCCTGGGGTATCAACCCTCCGCATACTCACCCAAGAGCCACTGAGATCTTAACGGTTATTGAGGGATCGCTTCAGGTTGGGTTCATCACATCCAATCCTGATAACAACCTCATCACGAAAACCCTTCAGAAGGGTGACGTTTTTGCCTTCCCAATCGGGCTTGTTCACTTCCAGCGCAATGTCGGAACTAAAGACGCTGTTGCCATAGCCGCATTGAGCAGCCAGAACCCTGGTGTCATCACCATTGCTAATGCGGTTTTTGGGTCAGAGCCCAAAATTAGTAGCGATGTTCTCACCAAGGCCTTCCAGGTCGAACCGAGCATCGTGCAGAAGCTCCAGGCCACATTTTAG
- the LOC121801570 gene encoding metal tolerance protein C2-like, producing the protein MDNDSRFPQTKYQNSAFEYSKVADSPRSYTGDFSFGESTDRRFAYSRQASLHQSAPVKSHMPQHQLTRSLSSIDIPPGSYFPDYRFSNSKEKSDGVSAFSFVPLILGGLRSGNKQMRRLFVLISLNVAYSTTELFLGLFSGRIGLVSDAFHLTFGCGLLSFSLFAMAASRQNPDRTYTYGYKRVEVLSAFTNALFLLFMSFSLAVEALHAFIQDESEHKHYLVISAVANLLVNLIGVWFFRNYARISIAYRKAEDMNYHSVCLHVLADSIRSAGLILASWMLSLGVANAEVLCLGLVSVTVFMLVMPLFKATGGVLLQVAPPSIPPSALSKCWRQVSSREDITEVSEARFWELVPGHVIGSISLQVKEGVDDRPILQYVHGLYHDLGVQDLTVQIECTCHQ; encoded by the exons ATGGATAATGATTCGCGTTTTCCGCAAACGAAGTACCAAAACTCGGCTTTCGAGTACAGCAAGGTCGCCGATTCGCCGAGATCGTACACCGGCGATTTCAGTTTCGGAGAGAGCACGGATCGCCGATTCGCGTACTCCCGGCAAGCGTCGCTGCATCAGAGCGCCCCCGTCAAGTCCCACATGCCGCAGCATCAGCTGACCCGTAGCCTTTCAAGCATTGATATTCCGCCTGGAAGTTATTTTCCGGATTATAGGTTTTCGAATTCCAAGGAAAAGAGTGATGGAGTCTCCGCGTTTTCGTTTGTTCCTTTGATTTTGGGAGGTTTGAGGTCTGGAAACAAGCAGATGAGGCGGTTGTTCGTGCTTATTTCGCTTAATGTCGCCTATTCTACTACTGAGTTGTTCCTCGGCCTCTTCTCCGGGCGTATCG GCTTGGTATCGGATGCATTTCATTTGACTTTTGGCTGTGGCTTGTTGTCATTTTCATTGTTTGCAATGGCTGCTTCTCGACAAAATCCAGACCGCACTTACACATACGG GTACAAGAGGGTAGAAGTTTTATCTGCTTTTACCAATGCT ctatttcttttatttatgtcGTTCTCCTTAGCTGTGGAAGCACTACACGCTTTCATACAAGATGAGTCCGAGCACAA GCATTATTTGGTCATCTCAGCTGTCGCTAATTTGCTGGTAAACCTTATTGGTGTTTGGTTCTTCAGGAATTATGCCCGAATCAGTATTG CATACAGAAAAGCTGAAGATATGAACTATCACTCCGTTTGCTTGCATGTTCTGGCTGATTCCATTCGCAG TGCAGGGTTGATCCTAGCATCCTGGATGCTTAGCCTTGG GGTTGCCAATGCTGAAGTCTTGTGTTTGGGACTAGTCTCAGTGACAGTTTTTATGCTTGTCATGCCACTGTTCAAAGCCACCGGCGGTGTCCTCCTACAAGTGGCACCACCTAGCATTCCCCCTTCAGCTTTGAGCAAATGCTGGAGACAG GTTAGTTCTCGTGAAGACATTACAGAGGTTAGTGAGGCTCGTTTCTGGGAGTTGGTGCCAGGGCATGTCATTGGCTCCATTTCACTACAG GTGAAGGAAGGAGTTGATGATCGACCGATACTCCAATATGTCCACGGTTTGTACCATGACCTTGGCGTACAGGATTTGACAGTACAAATTGAGTGTACTTGCCATCAATGA